Proteins from a genomic interval of Planktothrix sp. FACHB-1365:
- a CDS encoding YbjQ family protein: MILTTTSTLQGKEIIEYYGVVSGEAILGANIIRDFFAGIRDIVGGRAAAYEQSLREAKDLAMLEMIEEAKALGANGIIGIDLDYETVSEGMLMVAASGTAVKWI; the protein is encoded by the coding sequence ATGATTCTAACCACCACTAGCACATTACAGGGTAAAGAAATTATTGAATATTATGGTGTCGTGAGTGGAGAAGCCATTTTAGGGGCTAATATTATCCGCGACTTTTTTGCCGGAATTCGAGATATTGTAGGCGGACGTGCAGCCGCTTATGAACAATCTCTGCGAGAAGCAAAAGATCTGGCAATGCTAGAAATGATTGAAGAAGCCAAAGCACTAGGAGCCAATGGAATTATTGGGATTGATCTTGATTATGAAACCGTGAGTGAGGGAATGTTAATGGTGGCCGCGAGTGGTACGGCTGTTAAATGGATTTAA
- a CDS encoding bifunctional diguanylate cyclase/phosphodiesterase: protein MKLIDQRLKLNESDLNSLWVLGTKFFQSFMILLGLVQTTVKAKIELFLADHLRAKNFSTFLGSHYLKQALKRSYKELSDFKFALDQSSIVAITDARGCITYANDKFCEISKYSREELIGKNHRFVNSGYHSKQFFKTLWSTIQSGKIWRGEIRNQAKDGTYYWVDTTIIPFLDDNGKPYQYIAIRNDITERKKAEYQLLYDVFHDRLTGLGNRSLLINEIEKSIEQVQKYPEELFAVLFLDLDRFKVVNDSLGRIVGDQLLMAFSHLLQSLVCYPNIVARLGGDEFAILLKSIQSPLEAIDLAKHINHILTNPFEIGGSQVFKTTSIGIVLGTNHYYQAENVLRDADIAMHQAKEKGKGCLEIFDKEIHDKALFKMQLEIELRQALMKQEFVVYYQPIINLKTGKITGFEALVRWQHPQRGMISPAEFIPLAEETGLIVPIGNWVLQQACEQLQKWQILRDGENSIYPLTLNVNFSAQQFHLSNVIEIVETIMNQSNICLWDLKIELTESVLMDNQTTLEGIAQLKSYHIGLSIDDFGTGYSSLSYLHRFPLDTLKIDRSFIQNIGERGRETEIVLAIISLAHNLGMDVVAEGVETEEQLNQLRLFNCEYGQGYLFSKPLSSEATEALLRSNPQW, encoded by the coding sequence ATGAAACTAATTGATCAACGGCTAAAATTGAATGAGTCAGATTTAAACTCACTTTGGGTATTAGGGACAAAATTTTTTCAGTCCTTTATGATTCTGCTCGGTTTAGTTCAGACTACAGTGAAAGCCAAAATCGAGTTATTTCTCGCTGATCATTTAAGAGCCAAGAACTTTTCTACCTTTTTGGGAAGTCATTATCTAAAACAAGCTTTAAAACGATCTTATAAAGAATTATCCGACTTTAAATTTGCCTTAGATCAATCTTCAATTGTTGCGATTACAGATGCTCGTGGCTGTATTACTTATGCTAATGATAAATTTTGTGAAATTTCTAAATATTCCAGAGAAGAGTTAATCGGAAAAAATCACAGATTCGTTAATTCCGGTTATCATTCTAAACAGTTCTTTAAAACCCTGTGGTCAACGATTCAATCGGGCAAAATTTGGCGAGGCGAGATTCGCAATCAAGCAAAAGATGGAACTTATTATTGGGTAGATACAACCATTATTCCGTTTTTAGACGATAACGGAAAACCCTATCAATATATTGCCATTCGTAATGATATTACCGAGCGCAAGAAGGCAGAATATCAACTGTTATATGATGTTTTTCATGATCGATTAACCGGATTAGGCAATCGCAGCTTATTGATTAATGAAATTGAGAAATCTATTGAGCAAGTTCAAAAATATCCAGAAGAGTTATTTGCGGTACTTTTTTTAGACTTAGATCGCTTTAAAGTTGTTAATGATAGTTTAGGACGAATTGTAGGCGATCAATTACTCATGGCATTTTCTCATTTATTGCAATCTTTAGTCTGTTATCCGAATATTGTGGCTCGTTTAGGAGGAGATGAATTTGCAATTTTACTCAAATCGATTCAATCTCCCCTAGAAGCTATTGATCTAGCTAAACATATTAATCACATCTTAACGAACCCCTTTGAAATTGGGGGATCTCAAGTTTTTAAAACCACAAGTATTGGGATTGTTTTAGGAACAAACCATTATTATCAAGCGGAAAATGTTCTCAGAGATGCCGATATTGCCATGCACCAAGCCAAAGAAAAAGGCAAGGGATGTTTAGAAATATTTGATAAAGAAATTCATGATAAAGCATTATTCAAAATGCAGCTAGAAATCGAACTACGTCAAGCTTTAATGAAACAAGAATTTGTGGTTTATTACCAACCTATTATTAATTTAAAAACCGGAAAAATTACTGGATTTGAAGCCTTAGTTCGTTGGCAACATCCCCAGCGTGGGATGATTTCTCCGGCTGAATTTATTCCCTTAGCAGAAGAAACCGGATTAATTGTTCCGATTGGAAATTGGGTCTTACAACAAGCTTGCGAACAATTGCAAAAGTGGCAAATTTTAAGAGACGGGGAAAATTCTATCTATCCTCTAACTTTAAATGTTAATTTCTCAGCCCAGCAATTTCATTTATCCAATGTCATCGAGATTGTCGAAACTATTATGAATCAAAGTAATATTTGCCTGTGGGATCTCAAAATAGAATTAACCGAAAGTGTTTTGATGGATAATCAGACCACTCTTGAAGGAATTGCTCAACTTAAATCCTATCACATTGGCTTGAGTATTGATGATTTTGGGACGGGTTATTCTTCCCTCAGCTATTTGCATCGTTTTCCCTTAGATACCTTAAAAATTGATCGTTCCTTTATTCAAAATATTGGGGAACGGGGTCGGGAAACTGAGATTGTTTTAGCAATTATTAGTTTGGCTCATAATTTGGGGATGGATGTTGTCGCTGAAGGCGTTGAAACCGAGGAACAATTGAATCAACTGCGACTGTTTAATTGTGAATATGGCCAGGGTTATTTATTCTCTAAACCCCTCAGTTCAGAAGCCACGGAAGCTTTGTTACGTTCTAATCCTCAATGGTAG
- a CDS encoding response regulator produces MTTKRILIIDDDDGVRDIIQISLEVAAGWEVITACCGTEGLQLAQSEQPDAILLDVMMPDMDGATTFKCLQANPATQQIPTILLTAKAKMSEKQQFIELGVTGVITKPFEAMDLVDQIRSLLGWTD; encoded by the coding sequence ATGACCACAAAACGAATTTTAATTATTGATGATGATGATGGTGTGCGGGATATCATTCAAATTTCTCTGGAAGTTGCGGCGGGTTGGGAAGTGATTACCGCTTGTTGTGGCACTGAAGGATTACAGTTAGCCCAAAGCGAACAACCCGATGCGATTTTGTTGGATGTGATGATGCCTGATATGGATGGGGCAACGACGTTTAAATGTTTACAAGCTAACCCAGCAACTCAGCAAATTCCCACGATTTTGTTGACGGCTAAAGCTAAAATGAGTGAAAAACAACAATTTATTGAGCTAGGGGTAACGGGGGTAATTACTAAACCGTTTGAAGCGATGGATTTAGTGGATCAAATTCGCAGCCTCTTAGGATGGACAGACTAA